Proteins from a genomic interval of Mycobacterium conspicuum:
- a CDS encoding FAD-dependent oxidoreductase, translated as MVIGASIAGLSAARVLADRYDRVTVYERDELPDEPANRATVPQDRHLHMLMARGAIEFENLFPGLLKDMVAAGVPILENRPDCIHLGAAGHVLGTGRTLRDEFTAYVPSRPHLEWQLRRRIGELGNVEIQRRSVQEPIFDAARQRVTGVRLDIGDAAEIVDADLVVDAAGRGTRLPVWLAQWGFEKPVEQTVDIGINYATQQLRIPDGLIAEKVVIAGASHDKSLGLGMLCYEDGTWVLTTFGVAGIKPPDAFPGMLALAAELLPAHLSDAVSRAEPLGDPAFHAFPASKWRRYDKLDRFPAGIVPVGDAVASFNPTFGQGMTMTALQASHLRRALRSPDADLARQLNRATAKSTYPVWMMNAIGDITFHHAAVESIPWWWRPSGKLFDQFLGAAETEPVLAEWFLRRFSLLDSLYMVPPPRIIGRAIAHNLRLWTRERTRRVANDRAVTTR; from the coding sequence GTGGTGATCGGAGCCAGCATCGCCGGATTGAGCGCCGCGCGCGTGCTGGCCGACCGCTACGACCGCGTCACCGTCTACGAGCGCGACGAGTTGCCGGACGAACCGGCAAACCGCGCGACGGTGCCGCAGGATCGGCATTTACACATGCTGATGGCCCGGGGAGCGATCGAGTTCGAGAACCTGTTTCCCGGGCTGCTCAAGGACATGGTCGCCGCGGGGGTGCCGATCCTGGAAAACCGGCCGGACTGTATCCACCTGGGCGCCGCGGGGCACGTCCTCGGGACGGGACGCACCCTGCGCGACGAGTTCACCGCCTACGTGCCCAGTCGGCCGCACCTGGAGTGGCAGCTGCGCCGCCGGATCGGCGAGCTCGGCAACGTCGAGATCCAGCGGCGGTCCGTGCAGGAGCCCATCTTCGACGCGGCGCGGCAACGCGTGACCGGCGTGCGGTTGGACATTGGCGATGCCGCGGAAATCGTCGACGCGGACCTCGTCGTCGACGCGGCGGGCCGCGGGACCCGACTGCCGGTGTGGTTGGCGCAGTGGGGGTTTGAGAAACCCGTCGAGCAAACCGTGGACATCGGCATCAACTACGCCACCCAGCAGCTCCGCATCCCGGACGGCCTGATCGCCGAGAAGGTGGTGATCGCCGGCGCCTCCCACGACAAGTCCCTGGGCCTGGGCATGCTGTGCTACGAGGACGGCACCTGGGTGTTGACCACCTTCGGCGTGGCCGGCATCAAGCCACCGGACGCGTTCCCCGGGATGCTGGCGCTGGCCGCCGAGCTGCTGCCGGCCCACCTCAGCGACGCGGTGTCCCGGGCCGAGCCGCTGGGCGACCCGGCGTTCCACGCGTTTCCGGCCAGCAAATGGCGCCGCTACGACAAGCTGGACCGCTTCCCCGCCGGGATCGTCCCCGTCGGTGACGCCGTGGCCAGCTTCAACCCCACCTTCGGGCAGGGCATGACGATGACGGCACTGCAGGCGAGCCATCTGCGGCGCGCGTTGCGGTCCCCGGATGCCGACCTGGCCCGCCAACTCAACCGCGCCACCGCCAAGAGCACCTACCCGGTGTGGATGATGAACGCCATCGGCGACATCACCTTTCACCACGCGGCGGTGGAATCCATTCCCTGGTGGTGGCGGCCGTCCGGCAAGCTGTTCGACCAGTTCCTCGGGGCCGCCGAAACCGAACCCGTGCTGGCCGAATGGTTTCTGCGG
- a CDS encoding amino acid permease, whose protein sequence is MAGRWRTKSVEQSIADTDEPDTKLRKDLTWLDLAVFGVAVVIGAGIFTVTASTTGDITGPAIWISFVIAAATCALAALCYAEFASTLPVAGSAYTFSYATFGEFIAWIIGWNLLLELAVGAAVVSKGWSSYLGTVFGFAGGTVKLGAMQVDWGALLIVAAVSTLIALGTKLSSRFSQVITAIKVSVVLLVVVVGAFYIKSANYSPFIPKPEAGRDAEGVNQSVLSLLTGAHSSHYGWYGVLAGASIVFFAFIGFDIVATMAEETKNAQRDVPRGILASLAIVTVLYVAVSVVLSGMVSYTQLKTVGGRGSANLATAFTANGITWASKIIAVGALAGLTTVVMVLMLGQCRVLFAMARDGLLPRGLAKTGARGTPVRITVLVAVVVAATAALFPISKLEEMVNVGTLFAFVLVSAGVIVLRRTRPDLERGFQAPGVPWLPIASICACAWLMLNLTTLTWVRFGVWLVVGTAIYLGYGLRHSAQGRRQDRAAPSSATETASSA, encoded by the coding sequence ATGGCCGGTCGATGGCGCACCAAGTCGGTCGAACAGTCGATCGCCGACACCGACGAGCCGGACACCAAGCTGCGCAAGGACCTGACCTGGCTGGATTTGGCGGTGTTCGGTGTCGCCGTGGTGATCGGCGCGGGCATCTTCACCGTCACCGCGTCGACGACGGGCGACATCACCGGCCCGGCGATCTGGATCTCCTTCGTGATCGCGGCCGCGACCTGCGCACTGGCGGCGCTGTGCTACGCCGAGTTCGCCTCGACGCTGCCGGTTGCGGGCAGCGCCTACACCTTCTCCTACGCCACGTTCGGTGAATTCATCGCCTGGATCATCGGCTGGAACCTGCTGCTGGAATTGGCGGTCGGCGCGGCCGTGGTGTCCAAGGGCTGGTCCAGCTACTTGGGCACGGTGTTCGGATTCGCCGGCGGCACAGTCAAACTGGGGGCGATGCAGGTCGACTGGGGCGCGTTGCTGATCGTCGCCGCGGTGTCGACGCTGATCGCGTTGGGCACCAAGTTGTCGTCGCGGTTCTCCCAGGTGATCACCGCCATCAAGGTGTCGGTGGTCCTGCTGGTGGTGGTGGTCGGCGCCTTCTACATCAAGTCCGCCAACTACTCGCCGTTCATTCCCAAGCCGGAAGCCGGCCGCGACGCCGAGGGCGTCAACCAGTCGGTGTTGTCGCTGCTGACCGGCGCGCACAGCAGCCATTACGGCTGGTACGGCGTCCTCGCGGGCGCGTCGATCGTGTTCTTCGCGTTCATCGGCTTCGACATCGTGGCCACCATGGCCGAGGAGACCAAGAACGCGCAGCGCGACGTCCCCCGGGGGATCCTGGCGTCGCTGGCGATCGTGACCGTGCTGTACGTCGCGGTCTCGGTGGTGCTGTCCGGCATGGTCTCCTACACCCAGCTCAAGACCGTCGGGGGCCGAGGCTCGGCGAACCTGGCCACGGCGTTCACGGCCAACGGGATCACCTGGGCAAGCAAGATCATCGCGGTCGGCGCACTGGCGGGGCTGACCACCGTGGTGATGGTGCTGATGCTCGGGCAGTGCCGGGTGCTCTTCGCGATGGCGCGCGACGGGCTGTTGCCGCGCGGCCTGGCCAAGACCGGGGCGCGGGGGACACCCGTGCGGATCACCGTGCTGGTCGCGGTGGTGGTGGCGGCGACGGCGGCGCTGTTCCCGATCAGCAAGCTCGAGGAGATGGTCAACGTCGGGACGCTGTTCGCGTTCGTCTTGGTGTCCGCCGGGGTCATCGTGCTGCGCCGCACCCGGCCCGATCTGGAGCGTGGGTTCCAGGCTCCAGGCGTGCCCTGGCTCCCGATCGCCTCGATCTGTGCCTGCGCCTGGCTGATGCTGAACCTCACCACGCTGACCTGGGTGCGTTTCGGTGTCTGGCTGGTGGTGGGAACCGCCATCTACCTGGGCTATGGGCTGCGGCACTCGGCGCAGGGCCGGCGGCAAGACCGCGCGGCCCCCTCTTCGGCCACCGAGACTGCGTCCAGCGCGTAA